A region from the Tahibacter amnicola genome encodes:
- a CDS encoding class I SAM-dependent methyltransferase, whose amino-acid sequence MFGDFSMGRGAVEMKKSGALAADDIHKFWHSIFLINSGHAVASDEAKQACKEAIKALYDFGSRNLHDGMVWNWGCSDAAVDARIKKSVPLYDAVSSDGFSEQLYCFALNAIGLDDLSDKRVLDVGCGFGEGLNFASRVFGFQNAVGLDLCRNAIDRANARLSRPGLLFVCGDAEELPFDDGELDIVVNIESSHTYPDLSRFLKEVARVLRPGGYFSHVDLFTDDRYRQFVALKPESGLEWLAETDITDRVKEAIRARMRPGSFLRRALAKQQRDTPMLLRMLSGSLALANFGADFAGHQYTRWERLMQSMFVRMLKRSGSLQPVRFTRYLHHLARKV is encoded by the coding sequence GTGTTTGGCGATTTCTCGATGGGGCGGGGTGCTGTTGAAATGAAGAAGTCAGGGGCTCTGGCAGCAGACGATATCCACAAGTTTTGGCACAGCATTTTCTTGATCAACAGCGGCCACGCCGTGGCCTCCGACGAGGCAAAGCAGGCGTGCAAAGAAGCCATCAAGGCGCTGTACGACTTCGGTAGCAGGAATCTGCACGATGGCATGGTGTGGAACTGGGGCTGCAGTGATGCGGCCGTTGACGCGCGGATCAAAAAGTCAGTTCCCCTCTACGACGCGGTGTCGAGCGACGGCTTTTCCGAGCAGCTCTATTGCTTCGCGCTCAACGCGATCGGGCTTGACGATCTGTCCGACAAGCGTGTGCTGGATGTGGGATGTGGCTTCGGCGAGGGACTGAACTTCGCGTCGCGCGTGTTCGGCTTCCAGAACGCCGTCGGCCTGGATCTGTGTCGGAACGCCATCGATCGCGCCAATGCGCGCCTGTCGCGACCGGGGCTGCTGTTCGTCTGCGGTGACGCCGAGGAGTTGCCGTTCGACGACGGCGAGCTGGACATCGTGGTCAATATCGAAAGCTCGCACACCTATCCCGACCTGTCGCGGTTTCTCAAGGAAGTCGCGCGCGTGCTGCGGCCCGGCGGGTACTTCTCCCATGTCGACCTCTTCACCGACGACAGATACCGGCAGTTTGTGGCGCTCAAGCCGGAAAGCGGCCTCGAATGGCTTGCCGAGACGGACATCACAGACCGGGTGAAAGAGGCGATTCGTGCCCGCATGCGCCCCGGCAGTTTTCTACGCAGAGCGCTGGCGAAACAGCAGCGTGATACGCCGATGCTGCTGCGGATGCTCTCGGGATCGCTGGCTCTGGCCAACTTTGGCGCGGACTTCGCCGGCCACCAGTACACCCGGTGGGAGCGCCTCATGCAGTCGATGTTTGTGCGCATGCTGAAGCGTTCGGGATCGCTGCAGCCGGTCCGCTTCACCCGCTACCTCCATCACCTGGCGCGCAAGGTCTAG
- a CDS encoding cytochrome P450 codes for MTTKPTAGVSAIRSGPMGLSLLADIQKDPLGAAGRLHGCFGDVARLTILFRRIYYFFDPEAVRQILVGHHADFARETRLLRILESFQGRNVLTSEGQDWERQRRILAPGFSPKRVAGYVELMDAAINDSVREELPALIGQSAVVDVDFLTTRVTMDVILRTLFSHVTTREETSRISTAIRTLTRQSMREVFWPFIPPKWLPYPGRAAKLKSRQVIHSLIASQVDARTRAPRSADAAGQDVLDMMLAARDDNPTTGSATLSSQEIHDNCFLLFSAGFDTASSALTWWIGLMAKYPSVVDQLRAEMCSEGVTPSSMEAVARLPYLNATIKEAMRLYPPSTALITRVALRDVVIGETPVPKGTLAIVPIWQLHHDHRSFAEPGEFRPGRFMPGAPEIPRSAYLPFGAGPHFCLGQHFASMEMALIAAHIVRNFDLSLEPGAVLPEPVVDIALKPKTTLRVRFTRRQGDIGASRVQ; via the coding sequence ATGACCACCAAGCCGACTGCCGGCGTTTCAGCAATCCGATCGGGCCCGATGGGCCTGTCGCTGCTTGCCGACATTCAGAAGGATCCGCTCGGTGCAGCCGGTCGACTCCATGGCTGCTTCGGCGACGTTGCGCGACTCACCATTCTTTTTCGCCGCATCTACTACTTCTTCGATCCGGAGGCCGTCCGTCAGATCCTGGTCGGCCATCACGCGGACTTTGCCCGGGAAACGCGGCTTCTGCGGATCCTGGAGTCGTTTCAGGGAAGGAACGTGCTGACGTCCGAGGGGCAGGACTGGGAGCGCCAGCGTCGCATCCTGGCTCCGGGCTTCTCGCCGAAGCGCGTCGCCGGCTATGTGGAACTGATGGATGCCGCGATCAACGACAGCGTCCGGGAGGAACTGCCGGCGCTGATCGGCCAGAGCGCGGTGGTTGATGTCGACTTCCTGACGACCCGCGTCACCATGGACGTCATCCTGCGTACATTGTTCTCGCATGTCACGACGCGCGAGGAGACAAGCCGGATTTCAACGGCGATCCGCACGCTGACACGGCAAAGCATGCGCGAAGTGTTCTGGCCCTTCATCCCGCCAAAGTGGCTTCCTTACCCGGGGCGTGCCGCAAAGCTGAAATCCCGGCAGGTCATCCATTCGCTGATCGCGTCACAGGTGGATGCGCGAACCCGTGCACCCCGGAGTGCAGACGCGGCAGGTCAGGACGTGCTCGACATGATGCTGGCAGCGCGCGACGACAACCCGACGACGGGCAGTGCGACGCTCTCCTCGCAGGAGATCCACGACAATTGCTTCCTGCTCTTCAGCGCAGGCTTTGATACGGCATCCTCGGCACTGACCTGGTGGATTGGCCTCATGGCGAAGTATCCATCGGTTGTCGATCAGCTGCGCGCCGAGATGTGCAGCGAGGGCGTGACCCCGTCGTCGATGGAGGCGGTCGCCCGCCTGCCGTATCTGAATGCGACGATCAAGGAGGCCATGCGCCTTTATCCACCTTCCACGGCGCTCATTACCCGTGTAGCGCTTCGCGACGTCGTGATTGGCGAAACACCTGTTCCAAAGGGCACGCTGGCCATAGTTCCGATCTGGCAGCTGCATCACGACCACAGATCCTTCGCGGAACCCGGCGAATTTCGGCCCGGGCGTTTCATGCCCGGCGCTCCGGAAATCCCCCGCAGCGCGTATCTACCCTTTGGCGCCGGACCGCATTTCTGCCTCGGCCAGCACTTCGCCAGCATGGAGATGGCCCTGATTGCCGCCCACATCGTGCGGAATTTCGACCTGAGCCTGGAACCGGGCGCTGTACTGCCCGAACCCGTCGTCGATATCGCACTGAAGCCGAAGACGACGTTGCGCGTGCGATTCACGCGTCGCCAGGGAGATATCGGGGCATCACGTGTCCAGTAA